DNA from Thermomicrobiales bacterium:
GGCGCCCTCGACCAGCCGGTTGCGATCGGTATCCTCGATACGGAGGATCATGGTTCCATAGGCAAAGGCCGCTCTGCGTAACCTTGGCGAAGGCAATTGAAGAGTGTGGTGCAGGCACGCCGCCGACAAGCCGGTCGGGTGGGAGGCGTAGCGCACGCGAACGAGGCGGTCGATGGCAATGGTCGGATTGGTCATGGGGCCTCGAGAACAGGGCAGCCGAACAGATCGTCCGGTCCGAACAAACACAATCGCGAATTGTAGCGACCGCACGAGCGGAACGTTCTGAGCCAAGCTGCCGCGCGGATGCGAACCCGTCATACTGGAGAGAACCGTCGATCCGTTCTGGCGTTCTATCAGATGAGCGCGGAGACACGGCAGATGCCCGCGCTCTCGAAACTGGATAGGTGACACAAGGGGTTCATTGCATGAAACGATTGGTTGCAACGCTCGGGTTGGCCCTGATGGCCGCGGTGAGCACATTCGGTGGCGCGATGGCGCAAGATGCATCGCCGGTCGCATCGCCCGCGGCAGCCGGTGGAGTCCGCCGATCGTGTGGGAGTCGAACGACTTCCTGCCCACGGTCAGTTCCGGCACACCCGGGCAGATGCGATCACGCTGGGAAGCGAATATTGGGTGCAGTTCCTTCCGGACGGCGGCTTCAGTTTCCGCGCGGATTGCAATGGTGGCTTCGGCAGCTATGAAATGGATGGCTCCAGCGTGACGCGCTCGGCCCGCTCGGGACCACCGCTCATGCTCCTGCCCGGACGGTGGCCGGGGCGGCGGGATTCATCGACGCGCGCTGACATCAGGCCACCAGTTGGGAAGCCAGAGCGGCGCGAGCGATATGCTGGTGCTGACCACGGCTGATGGAACGAATCTGACCTTCGATGCCGCGGTCACCGGTGTCGTGTGGCAGTGGTCTGAAACCCAGATGAGCGATGACACGGTCGTCACGCCGAACAATCCGGAGGACTACTACCTCGCTTTTCACCGGACGGCTCCGTTGTTGGGCAGATCATTGCAACCACGCGCGTTCGGCAGCTACACCACCGATGGCAGCCAGATCACCATGATGCTGGCAACCACGCGCATGCACTGTGGCGACGATTCCCAGGACACGGCGTATGCCCTGAATCTCGCCCCAGGTCACCAGCTTTGTGATCCGCGATGGCAAGCTGGCGCTGGCGATGCCGATGGACGCTGGTATCGGTATCTACGAGCCCGGTTCTCGACTAGCCGACGGCGCCAAATCGTATCGACCTTGAGCGTGGGCGGCGTTCTGGCCGCCCGCGTTCCCCTGGACTTCGATTGGAACCACTTCGTCGATCAGGAATCGTCCCGGCACTTCGGAACGCGTGATGAAGAGCGCGTGGCCTCGGGCTTGGCGCCGTCCGGTCAGATCTTCGCCCACGACCACGATGTACCCGGCCATCGCCGGGCAACTGCATCGCGCCGAAGAACTGGATCTGGAGATAGTTCTCGGGTTGCAGCGATCGATCGACCTGCAACCCGGCGATCAACTCATCGTCGAGTCCATTGGAGCAAGAACGCTGCAATCCAGGTATCGGTAGGCGGCCAGCGCCTTCGGCGGCTCACCGGTGTTGACGCAGGCAATCGCCCGAGGATCCTTCTCGACTTCCGTTCCAGGAAGAAAGAGCTCCTCGCCATCAGGCAACGTGATGTTTCCCGTGATTGTATCGTTGGAAACGGTCGAAGCTCGGCGTCCTCGATGCGCTGCAAGTCCGCAGGCGTGAGCGGGTTTAGGGTGTTGCAGGGTCGAGAACGGCAACGGTAGGTGTGCTCCTGCCCATGGGACAGCCAACAGCGCGGCAAGCACAGTCAACGTCATCAACCAACAACGAATGCGCATAGATTCCTCCGGCGCGGCCCGCTTCGACCGTACGCCCGCTCTCAATTACAGCAGAACACGCTAGGATGTTGGCAAGCGCAACTCGTCACGTCAGCAGCATCGACAGGAGCCGCCTCGATGTCCGAATCCACCAGTGCTTCCTGGGTCCGCTCACCGGATGGGAAAGCCGACGCCCCTTCCGCACGACACCATTCTCCGACAGTTCTTGCGTTCCAAAGCGCGTTTCAGCAGCTCCTCGGCGGTGCACACGGCGCCAAATCGTTGCTACCGATCCTTTCTGGCAGTCGATACCGGCCGGCCAGCCGTTCGTGAATCTTGCGCTGTTGCGGAAACCGCTCTTCGGCACCGGAGCTTGCCAAGACCATGGATGAGCTGGAAGCAGCGGTCTTTGGCACGCCGGGGCGACTGGCTATGCCGTGGTCTATTCCCCGCTGCCGACGGCTGACCTGAGTCCGGTTGGACGCTTTCCTAGCCATCCCCGCCCACAGCTGCGGAGCCCCTTTATTGATCGACACCGGGCATCTTCGATGGAACCAGGTTTCGTCGATCGAGCAATTGATCCAGTTCGAGCGCGTCATGATCGAAGGTTTCGACATGGACGACATGCGCAGGATGCCGGACCGTTCGCTCTTTCCCCAGAGATCATCGATGACTCCCGTTTTCCGGGCCTGGCTTGGCTACCTCGACGGCAGGCAGTGGCCGGGAGGCCGGGAGCGTATGGCCAATGAGGGGTTGGTCGATGTGATCAGCGACGCGCTGCCCCAGGCACGGCGCAAGGAGGCTCGGGCTGACCGTCACCCAGCGGCGCGGCCAGAGCTGGGATGGCCCGCGGTGCTGTTCTCCAGCGACGAAGGCCGCTCCGTCTACGAACGATTGGGGTTCGTCCCGATTCTGCGGGGTCGTTCTGGTATCGGGAGCGATAGCGCCAGAAGCAGTACCTACACCATTCTGCGTGGGCTCTCACGCCAATCTACGTAGGTCGTACATACGGATCTACGCAAGGAATCCGCAATTCTGCCGATGTCATCACGCTGGAAATGGCGGATGATGGTGGTGTGAGCAGGACACGGGGCTCGCACGGAAACAGGGCGGCAGATAAGGCAGGCCGGAGCTGAATCCACTAGGTGACGCGAGACGCCGGGTCCCAACTCCAAACCTAAGGTGAGCGCCGGTATTTGAAACCGGCGCAAAGGAGATAGGAAGAAACAGAAAATGGTGGTCACGATGTTGCGGGCGTCGATGGTGGCGCGGGAGATCGGTCTCGAGCGGGGAGCGCAAGATGATGCCATCATCACCGCATGATGGCTCGGGAGCAACCGGCCAGATCAGCGAACTGGGCTGGTTCGGTGGCATCAAGGCAACGGCGT
Protein-coding regions in this window:
- a CDS encoding glutamate--tRNA ligase family protein; the encoded protein is MTNPTIAIDRLVRVRYASHPTGLSAACLHHTLQLPSPRLRRAAFAYGTMILRIEDTDRNRLVEGATEGILEILHWFGASIGTKASMSAAHTDPMYRASGWRSPAGLRRRSIRETRYRCFPARSD
- a CDS encoding META domain-containing protein; amino-acid sequence: MLTTADGTNLTFDAAVTGVVWQWSETQMSDDTVVTPNNPEDYYLAFHRTAPLLGRSLQPRAFGSYTTDGSQITMMLATTRMHCGDDSQDTAYALNLAPGHQLCDPRWQAGAGDADGRWYRYLRARFSTSRRRQIVSTLSVGGVLAARVPLDFDWNHFVDQESSRHFGTRDEERVASGLAPSGQIFAHDHDVPGHRRATASRRRTGSGDSSRVAAIDRPATRRSTHRRVHWSKNAAIQVSVGGQRLRRLTGVDAGNRPRILLDFRSRKKELLAIRQRDVSRDCIVGNGRSSASSMRCKSAGVSGFRVLQGRERQR